TGGCGTTGGCCACGAAACCCGCATCAAGATTTTGAGCAAGTACAAGAGCGCCGAAGCGTTTATGGACGCCCCGCTCGAAGACATCACAGATTTGCTCGGGAAAGTCCGCGGCACAAAGCTCCGCGAACAAGTCGCCGAATATTGCGCCGCCGGCACCCCCGAAGAAACGGAAACCGCTGAAGACGCTGAATAACCGAATGTAGCCGCTGACGCCCCGCCCGCATGATGAATACTAATGAGGTTTAAAGGACGTTAGCCCTTATTGTGTAAATTTTTCTAAATGTAAAAATTGCTAAACGCCGTTTAAATTTCGTCAATGCATTTTTACTAAGTCGCAAAATTATTTTTTAAATGAATAATCTATATTAGGTTTTGAATTTTTCAATTAAAGGACCCTCGTGGGCCCTATTCTAAGAGGACTCAAATGATTGGACTGAAATCGATTGCTAGAACGGCCTTGGTGCTTTCGGCAACTGGCGCACTTTTTGGGTGCGGTAGCTCATCGCAAGACGAGCTCGCCAGCGGTTCTTTGCCGCGTCAGGAAACGCTCTACTTGTCTGGGCAGCAGAATGATGCTCCTGGTACGTTCAACCCCCTTGCAGAAAGCTGGATGACGACGTGGCCTGTGAGCGGTCGTTTCAACTTGATGTATGAACCGCTTTTGACGTACAACTCCCTGACGGGTGAAATTGAATCCCTCCTCGGTACGCTCGTGAACAAGAACAACGATAGCATCGTTGTGGACTTGAACCCGGCCGCAAAGTGGAGCGATGGCGAAAAGGTTACTTCTCGTGACGTGAAGTTCATCTATACGATGGGTTCCATCAACACTAGCGAACAGATTTCTGCAATTCATGTCGACACGATTAAGTCCGAACCGGCAGGTGCGGTGGAACGCATTGCATTCCTCGTGAACAAGAAGCAGCGCAATAACCCGCTTTCCGTTTTGGACTTGATGCAGGCCATCCGTATCGTTCCTGCTCACGTGTTCGAACCGCTTATCGAAAAGCTCGGTTCCAAGGACGAAGTCAAGAAACTCCCGATGGACCAGAACCCGGTTGTTTCCGGCCCGTACGCTCTCCGCAGCGCCGACCCGAACAAGATTATTCTTGAACGCCGTGACGACTACTGGGGCAACGCCGCTCTCCACAATGGTCAGCTCCCTGCTCCGAAGTATATCGTTCACCCGATTTATAAGAACAACGAACATAACACGATCGCTATGCGTAGCGGCAACCTCGACGCTTCTCAGAGCTACATCCCGCGTATCAACCGCAAGGCTGGCGCTGGCGTACACACATGGCTCAATGAACCGCCTTACTTCTTGCCGGGTGCAATGCCGATGCTCATCATCAACACGATGAAGGAACCGCTTAACGACAAGCGCTTCCGCCGCGCTCTTGCAACCGCAATCGACTACATGGCTCTCCGCAAGTTCGCTGTGTCCGACTACACGGACCAGATCAAGCCGGGCCTCATCATGCCGACCAATCTCGAAGGCAAGTATATTAATGACGAAGACCTTGTTAAGTATGGTGTCAAGCTCACCATCACCGACGAAAAGGAACGCGTTGAAACTGTGAAGCAGATGCTTTCCGAAGCTGGCTACAAGTCTGTATGGAATAGCGATGGTACGCTCGACCACATGGAAAATGCCAAGGGCGAAAAGATTCCGACGATGTACATCACGAGCCCGAACGGCTGGACCGACTGGGAAGCTATGGTGACTATCGCTGTCGAAGGTATGCGCAAGGCTGGTATCGATATTCGTGAAGGCTTCGTGGACGGCGGTTCTTACTGGCCGGCTATGGGTCTTGGTAACTTCGACCTCATCATGCACAAGCCTGTTGCTGACGTGACTCCGTCTCTTCCGTGGAGCCGCTTCAACGAAATCATGGCAAGCCGCGACTGGCAGCCGCTTGGCGCTTGGGCTGGTACGAACATCGGTCGTTACAACCAACCGGGTACCGAAGGTTTCCGTCCGGAAGTGGACAAACTCCTTTCTGCAATTCCGCTCATGAAGAACGCCGATTCTATCGCAACCGCTTATCGCGAATTGAACAAGATCTTCATGGAAGACCAGCCGTCTATTCCGCTGGTTTACTTGCCGGAACAGTTCTATGAATTCAGCGACCGTGTCTGGACGAACTGGCCGACCGCTGAAAACCCGTACGCTCCTGCTCAGCTTCCGTGGGTGGCTTCGGGTACCAAGACCCTTTGGAATTTGAAGCTTGCTAAATAAAGGATAAAGGACTACAAATGCTTAAACAATATCCTATGCTACGTTATGTCCTGCAGAAGGCGTTCTGGTACTTGCTGACCTTCGTCTGTGCAGTGGCTCTCAACTTCGCGTTGCCGCGTCTCGGCGACAACAATCCGGTTGACATCATCATGGGTCAAGCCGGCAAGGGCCTTTCTCCGACTGAAGCTCAGAAGAAAAAGGCGGAACTCCTTGTGTCCTTTGGTATGGCCGAAGTTGACGAACAAGGTAATGTTATTTACGAACCGGAAACCGATGCTAACGGCAATGTCGTGATGCAGAAGGTTCCGAAGCTCGACGCCAACGGCCAGCCGGTCGTGAACGTTGTGAAGCTCTTCAACGATGCTGGCGAACCAGTAATGGTCGAACGCCAGAAGCTCGATGAAGCTGGCAATCCGGTCTTTGTCGAAAAGTCTTCTGCCGCTCAGAAAGGCAAGAAGGGCAAGAAAGTTGTTAAGAAGGCTAAGAAGGTGAAGAAGGGCAAGGGCGCAAAGGCTGTTGCTGCTGATAAAGTCCCTGTCATGGAAAAGGTTCAAGCCGAACGCATCGATACCGTCATGGTCGATCAGCCGGTTATGAAGACCGATCCGAAGCTTGCTTCTGCAGTTTCTCAGTTCTTCCGCTATGTGGGCAACGTATTCCACGGCGACCTTGGTCTTTCCTATCAGAACAACGAACCTGTGACAAACGTTATCAAGAAGTCCCTCCCGTGGACGCTCGCTATCCAGGCTCCGACGATTCTTCTCGGCTGGATCGTGGGTAACCTTCTCGGTGCTTTCGCTGCATACAAGCGCGGCATTTTCGACAAGGTATTCTTCCCGTGCGCCATGTTCTTAAACGGTGTGCCGTTCTTCGTGTTCGGTATGCTCTTGGTGGCATTCTTCTCCATCACGCTCGGCTGGTTCCCGGCTATGGGCGCTTACAGCCCGGACATTCCGGAACTCACGTTCAGCTGGTCTTGCTTCAAGAGCGTCAGCTGGTACTACGTGCTCCCGTTCTTCTCTGTGTTCCCGATTCTTCTTTCTGGTCAGGCAACGGGTATGCGTTCCATGTCTATTTACGAACTCGGTACAGACTACATGAAGTATGCTAAGTGGCTCGGCCTCCGTGAAGGCAAGATTATCAGCTACGTGTTCCGCAACGCTATGCTCCCGCAGCTCACTGGCCTTGCCCAGAGCCTCGGTGCCATGGTGGGTGGCGCTCTCATTACCGAAATGATCTTCTCTTATCCGGGTCTCGGTATGGCAATGCTCAATGCCATTCAGAAGAACGACTACGCAACGATCCAGGGTTGCACCTTGATGATTTCTACTTGCGTTCTCGTTGCAAACTTTGCAGTTGACGTTTTGATCGCTGTCTTTGACCCGCGTGTCAAGGCCGGTCTCCAGATGGGAGGTAAGTAATCATGGGTAAGCTTTTAAGAAACCTTCTCAAGTCCCCGATGTTCGTGATTGGCGTGTCCATCTTCGTGCTCACGCTCCTCATCGCCATCTTTGGACCTTTGTTCTACAACGTTGATACTCACGCTCGTGACATCGTCGCTGGCCCGTATGCAGGTTCTAGCTCTGCTCACTGGCTCGGCACCGACCACCTCGGCCGTGACTATGTGTCTCTCTTGATTGCTGGTCTCCGCAGCTCTCTCTATGTGGGCTTTGTGGCTGGTATCATTGCTACGACGATCGGTGTGCTTATCGGTTTGTTCGGCGGTTTCCGCGGTGGCTGGGTTGACGAAGTGCTCAACATGCTCACCAACATCTTCATCGTGATTCCGCAGTTCGTGATTCTCGTTCTTATCAGCTCCGCTGTTAAGGATGGCCGTTCCCTCACCTTGATTGGTCTCATCATCGGTCTTACCGCTTGGAGCTGGTCTGCCCGTGCCGTTCGTGCCCAGGCTTCTTCTCTCCGTAGCCGCGACCACATCGCCCTTGCCCGCATCAACGGTGCATCGACTTTGACGATTGTGATCAAGCATGTGCTTCCGTACTTGCTCTCGTACGTGTTCATGGTGTTCATCATGCAGGTGTCTTCTGGTATTCTTTCCGAAGCCTCCATCTCCATGATCGGTCTTGGCCCTGTCGATTCCACCAGCCTTGGTATCATCTTGAACCAGGCTAAGGACAACGGTGCTCTCTCCGACTCCATCTGGATCGCATTCATCCCGGCAACGATCGTCGTTACCCTCACGGTGTTTGCTCTGTACTTGATTAACACTTCCATGGAAGGCGTCTTCAACCCGCGCCTGCGCAAGTAAGAGGTAAAAAATGTCTGATAATGTTTTTGAAGTTGACCACTTGGGTCTTTATTACCTCGGCCGTTTTGGAGACAAGACTCACGCTGTTACAGACGTGTCCTTCTCCATGAAGCAGGGGGAAATCCTCGGTATCGCCGGTGAATCGGGTTGCGGTAAGTCCACGCTCGTTTCTGGCCTCATGGGTATGTGCATCCCGCCGCTTTATCCGGAAACGGGTGACGTTCGCGTCAAGAGCGGTGACCACATGGAATCCCTCATGAACCGCAGCATCGAAGACGTTCGTGCAAACGTTCTCGCTCAGAAGGTTTCCATGATTCCGCAGGGCGCATTCAACGCTTTGAACCCGGTTCGCAAAATCAAGGATATCGCAGCTGACGTGATTGCGGCTCACCAGCAGCCGGGCAAGCAGCTCGACATGAAGGAAATCTACGATCGCCTTTGCGAACGCTTCGACTTGTTCGGCATGGACACGAAGCGCGTGTTGAACTCCTATCCGATTCAGCTTACCGCAGGTGAACGCCAGCGTTCCGTGATCGGTATTTCTACTTTGCTCAACCCGCAGATGGTGATTGCTGACGAACCGACTTCTGCTTTGGACGTTTCCACGCAGAAGGAAGTGATCAAGATGATTTTCGATCTTCTTGACAAGGGCATCTTCTCGACGATGATCTTCATTACCCACGAACTTCCGCTCCTCTACCATGTGGCAGACAACATCGCCATCATGTACGCCGGCGAAATCGTCGAAAAGGGTACGGCAGAACAGGTCGTCAAGGATCCGCGTCATCCGTATACGCAGGCTCTCATGGGCGCTATGCTCAGTACCGAAGCTTCTC
This DNA window, taken from Fibrobacter succinogenes, encodes the following:
- a CDS encoding ABC transporter substrate-binding protein, with the protein product MIGLKSIARTALVLSATGALFGCGSSSQDELASGSLPRQETLYLSGQQNDAPGTFNPLAESWMTTWPVSGRFNLMYEPLLTYNSLTGEIESLLGTLVNKNNDSIVVDLNPAAKWSDGEKVTSRDVKFIYTMGSINTSEQISAIHVDTIKSEPAGAVERIAFLVNKKQRNNPLSVLDLMQAIRIVPAHVFEPLIEKLGSKDEVKKLPMDQNPVVSGPYALRSADPNKIILERRDDYWGNAALHNGQLPAPKYIVHPIYKNNEHNTIAMRSGNLDASQSYIPRINRKAGAGVHTWLNEPPYFLPGAMPMLIINTMKEPLNDKRFRRALATAIDYMALRKFAVSDYTDQIKPGLIMPTNLEGKYINDEDLVKYGVKLTITDEKERVETVKQMLSEAGYKSVWNSDGTLDHMENAKGEKIPTMYITSPNGWTDWEAMVTIAVEGMRKAGIDIREGFVDGGSYWPAMGLGNFDLIMHKPVADVTPSLPWSRFNEIMASRDWQPLGAWAGTNIGRYNQPGTEGFRPEVDKLLSAIPLMKNADSIATAYRELNKIFMEDQPSIPLVYLPEQFYEFSDRVWTNWPTAENPYAPAQLPWVASGTKTLWNLKLAK
- a CDS encoding ABC transporter permease, translating into MLKQYPMLRYVLQKAFWYLLTFVCAVALNFALPRLGDNNPVDIIMGQAGKGLSPTEAQKKKAELLVSFGMAEVDEQGNVIYEPETDANGNVVMQKVPKLDANGQPVVNVVKLFNDAGEPVMVERQKLDEAGNPVFVEKSSAAQKGKKGKKVVKKAKKVKKGKGAKAVAADKVPVMEKVQAERIDTVMVDQPVMKTDPKLASAVSQFFRYVGNVFHGDLGLSYQNNEPVTNVIKKSLPWTLAIQAPTILLGWIVGNLLGAFAAYKRGIFDKVFFPCAMFLNGVPFFVFGMLLVAFFSITLGWFPAMGAYSPDIPELTFSWSCFKSVSWYYVLPFFSVFPILLSGQATGMRSMSIYELGTDYMKYAKWLGLREGKIISYVFRNAMLPQLTGLAQSLGAMVGGALITEMIFSYPGLGMAMLNAIQKNDYATIQGCTLMISTCVLVANFAVDVLIAVFDPRVKAGLQMGGK
- a CDS encoding ABC transporter permease, producing MGKLLRNLLKSPMFVIGVSIFVLTLLIAIFGPLFYNVDTHARDIVAGPYAGSSSAHWLGTDHLGRDYVSLLIAGLRSSLYVGFVAGIIATTIGVLIGLFGGFRGGWVDEVLNMLTNIFIVIPQFVILVLISSAVKDGRSLTLIGLIIGLTAWSWSARAVRAQASSLRSRDHIALARINGASTLTIVIKHVLPYLLSYVFMVFIMQVSSGILSEASISMIGLGPVDSTSLGIILNQAKDNGALSDSIWIAFIPATIVVTLTVFALYLINTSMEGVFNPRLRK
- a CDS encoding ABC transporter ATP-binding protein, with the protein product MSDNVFEVDHLGLYYLGRFGDKTHAVTDVSFSMKQGEILGIAGESGCGKSTLVSGLMGMCIPPLYPETGDVRVKSGDHMESLMNRSIEDVRANVLAQKVSMIPQGAFNALNPVRKIKDIAADVIAAHQQPGKQLDMKEIYDRLCERFDLFGMDTKRVLNSYPIQLTAGERQRSVIGISTLLNPQMVIADEPTSALDVSTQKEVIKMIFDLLDKGIFSTMIFITHELPLLYHVADNIAIMYAGEIVEKGTAEQVVKDPRHPYTQALMGAMLSTEASQRGRHPVAIEGAPPSLKNKIVGCRFAPRCSKACPDCKKNTQNLRIVGDRDVRCDYAK